The proteins below are encoded in one region of Virgibacillus dokdonensis:
- a CDS encoding DUF2200 domain-containing protein: MTKHKIYTMRFASVYPHYVTKAEKKGRSKAEVDEVIRWLTGYNQEELEAQLEKQTDFETFFAQAPQLNPSRVFIKGVICGVRVEDIEEPTMQEIRYLDKLIDELAKGKAMEKILRK, from the coding sequence ATGACGAAACATAAGATTTATACGATGCGTTTCGCCAGTGTTTATCCGCATTATGTAACGAAAGCAGAGAAAAAAGGACGTAGTAAAGCAGAAGTTGATGAGGTCATTCGGTGGTTAACAGGATATAACCAAGAAGAGTTAGAGGCACAACTGGAAAAACAGACTGATTTTGAGACCTTTTTTGCGCAAGCTCCGCAATTAAATCCTTCACGAGTTTTCATTAAAGGAGTTATTTGTGGCGTTCGAGTGGAGGACATTGAAGAACCGACGATGCAGGAAATTCGCTATTTGGATAAACTGATTGATGAATTAGCCAAGGGAAAAGCGATGGAGAAAATATTGCGTAAATAA
- a CDS encoding alpha/beta hydrolase produces MNVTTDQLMKTVNTDDTRMQVKPVPGKDESGHIDPRTLEELSMTGEESSSEEKTSEPTVEMMRAGIGWSNAKDITTNELMIEDTEFAGIPVRTYVKKDIANDVLPAIIFYHGGGFFGGSLNNVDLPCRRLADLAEVRVFSVEYGLAPEHPYPEAVINAHQSVVYIHHHHEELKVNANHINVMGDSAGGNLTYVVSLLDRLYGTNYINYAVSIYPVVYQGKNEALLNRFYDLSAIHAHEHKDLVHKHIKGFMHFFHFIDQWYIQGADAESWMISPYNVEGNLLKNMPRTLYIAGEYDALRLQGDAFYEKAKQAGADVYCLRYNGMIHAFMDKVGDYVQADDCLKESVKFILEEAE; encoded by the coding sequence ATGAATGTAACCACAGATCAGCTAATGAAGACTGTGAACACAGATGATACGCGAATGCAAGTAAAGCCTGTGCCGGGAAAAGACGAGTCAGGTCATATCGACCCACGTACGCTTGAAGAGCTAAGTATGACTGGAGAGGAATCGTCTTCAGAAGAAAAAACGAGTGAACCTACAGTCGAGATGATGCGTGCTGGAATCGGATGGTCCAACGCCAAAGATATTACTACAAATGAATTAATGATAGAAGACACGGAATTTGCGGGTATCCCTGTTCGAACATATGTAAAAAAAGATATAGCAAATGACGTATTACCAGCCATCATTTTCTATCATGGGGGAGGTTTTTTTGGTGGTTCTTTAAATAATGTTGATTTACCATGTAGACGGTTAGCAGATTTGGCGGAGGTACGTGTTTTCTCTGTAGAATATGGCTTAGCACCAGAACACCCCTACCCAGAAGCTGTTATAAACGCACATCAATCAGTCGTTTATATTCATCATCACCACGAGGAATTAAAAGTAAATGCAAATCATATCAACGTCATGGGCGATTCAGCTGGGGGAAATTTAACGTATGTCGTTTCCTTATTAGATCGATTATATGGTACGAACTATATTAACTATGCCGTTTCCATATATCCCGTTGTATATCAAGGGAAAAATGAAGCGTTATTAAATCGTTTTTATGACTTATCTGCAATTCATGCACATGAACATAAAGACTTGGTGCATAAGCATATAAAAGGATTTATGCATTTCTTTCATTTTATTGATCAATGGTATATTCAAGGTGCGGATGCAGAAAGCTGGATGATTTCACCGTATAATGTGGAGGGAAATTTACTAAAAAACATGCCACGAACTTTATATATTGCTGGGGAATATGACGCACTACGCCTTCAAGGAGACGCGTTTTATGAAAAAGCAAAACAAGCAGGCGCAGATGTGTATTGCCTACGCTATAACGGAATGATTCACGCATTTATGGATAAGGTCGGTGACTATGTCCAAGCAGACGATTGTCTAAAAGAGTCCGTGAAGTTTATCTTAGAAGAAGCGGAATAA
- a CDS encoding helix-turn-helix transcriptional regulator, whose amino-acid sequence MRADRLMTIMILLQNRGKMTARDLASELEVSVRTILRDMDALSTAGIPVVSEKGKEGGWRLLDNFRSTLSGLHIDDMKSLFLFPSGKLLEDLGLNSQALDTREKLFAAIPNTYRNEAQTMWERIHIDASTWRQSEGKVGALKIVQQAVWESKKLRMHYEQANGERKERLVEPLGLVAKGSNWYLVALRNGELRNYRISRIHHAKVEEEAFDRPQDFNLAAYWEQSKTDFIQNLPKYDVQVKVDPEIMKRLQFTGKFVQVIETEHQRDGQQIAATVRFHDEQEAIEFLLGFGNKLKVISPKDLPNKIVALAKSVIEYYQSVE is encoded by the coding sequence GGGAAAATGACGGCGAGGGATTTAGCTAGTGAATTAGAAGTTTCCGTTAGAACGATTCTAAGAGATATGGACGCATTAAGTACTGCGGGGATTCCTGTTGTATCGGAAAAGGGGAAGGAGGGAGGATGGCGTCTGTTAGATAACTTTCGCAGTACCTTAAGTGGCTTACATATAGATGACATGAAATCCCTATTTCTCTTCCCTTCAGGAAAATTACTTGAGGATTTAGGGTTAAATAGCCAAGCATTAGATACGAGGGAAAAATTATTTGCAGCCATACCAAATACGTATCGTAACGAAGCGCAAACCATGTGGGAAAGAATTCACATCGATGCGAGCACTTGGCGACAATCCGAGGGAAAAGTGGGCGCTCTTAAAATTGTTCAACAAGCTGTTTGGGAAAGTAAAAAGTTACGCATGCATTATGAACAAGCTAATGGTGAACGAAAAGAAAGATTAGTTGAGCCATTAGGGTTGGTGGCGAAAGGGAGTAACTGGTATCTAGTCGCATTAAGAAATGGAGAGCTACGTAATTATAGGATTTCACGCATACACCATGCGAAGGTGGAAGAGGAAGCTTTTGATAGACCACAGGATTTTAACTTAGCGGCATATTGGGAACAGTCAAAAACAGATTTTATTCAAAACCTACCTAAGTATGATGTGCAAGTAAAAGTAGACCCAGAAATAATGAAGCGGCTTCAGTTTACAGGTAAGTTTGTTCAAGTTATAGAAACTGAGCATCAACGTGATGGTCAACAGATAGCAGCGACTGTACGTTTTCATGATGAGCAAGAGGCGATTGAATTTCTATTAGGGTTTGGAAATAAACTGAAGGTGATTTCGCCAAAGGACCTTCCAAATAAAATCGTAGCGCTTGCTAAGTCTGTTATTGAATACTATCAAAGTGTCGAATAG